Proteins encoded together in one bacterium window:
- a CDS encoding aldo/keto reductase has protein sequence MKRRSFLSGAAAGGISLVAGGCSILGTRRKVIRPKLHEFNPDMLTVTVPKPPAGTMPMGEVGKTGIRVSKFTFGSHIPPGLIPLEKERRQMIRAAFEYGVNTIDVYDNQYEAMPGHIEPFKNKVVLSTMGGRTEKRGAEEELEYILRLFRRDHIDLVRMHSHTPDRPNWPDWEVLFRLKEKGYIRAVGMPIHFKPELDTVLDTYPIDFVVFPYNFYHNIVYTGKFPGDYEPVARKLRDKGVGVITMKPFASEWFISHLIRAANEMEPESGASLPRAMLRYIINSGLKPDTTMAGMWTLNDVYDGMTAYFNPVMTVDEKRLLDKLRKYAKLTEDACLPDHYRFLDQWAPRQHAV, from the coding sequence TATCCGGCGCGGCTGCGGGAGGTATTTCCCTTGTTGCCGGAGGGTGTTCCATCCTTGGCACGCGGCGTAAGGTTATCAGGCCGAAGCTCCATGAGTTCAACCCGGACATGCTCACAGTCACCGTGCCGAAACCACCCGCGGGGACCATGCCGATGGGTGAAGTCGGCAAAACGGGAATCAGGGTATCGAAGTTCACCTTCGGCTCTCATATTCCGCCGGGACTCATCCCGCTCGAAAAAGAGCGAAGGCAGATGATCCGTGCGGCATTCGAGTACGGGGTCAATACCATCGATGTGTATGACAACCAGTACGAGGCCATGCCCGGACACATCGAGCCCTTCAAAAACAAGGTCGTGCTCTCGACCATGGGCGGCCGGACGGAGAAGCGGGGCGCCGAGGAGGAGCTTGAATATATCCTGCGGCTTTTCAGGCGCGACCATATAGACCTTGTCCGTATGCACAGCCACACTCCTGACAGGCCCAACTGGCCCGACTGGGAGGTTCTCTTCCGGCTCAAGGAGAAAGGCTATATCCGCGCGGTCGGAATGCCCATTCATTTCAAGCCCGAACTCGATACCGTTCTCGATACATATCCCATCGATTTTGTCGTTTTCCCCTATAATTTTTATCACAACATCGTCTATACCGGTAAATTCCCCGGCGATTACGAGCCGGTTGCACGGAAGCTCCGCGACAAAGGGGTCGGCGTGATCACCATGAAGCCCTTCGCGAGCGAATGGTTTATCTCGCACCTCATCCGCGCCGCGAATGAGATGGAGCCGGAAAGCGGGGCGAGCCTTCCCCGGGCCATGCTCAGGTATATAATCAATTCCGGCCTCAAGCCCGACACCACCATGGCGGGGATGTGGACGCTCAATGATGTGTACGATGGCATGACCGCGTATTTCAATCCCGTGATGACCGTCGATGAGAAACGGCTGCTCGATAAACTCCGGAAGTACGCGAAACTGACCGAGGATGCCTGCCTGCCCGACCATTACCGTTTCCTCGATCAGTGGGCTCCCCGTCAGCACGCTGTTTGA